The proteins below come from a single Calditerrivibrio sp. genomic window:
- a CDS encoding enoyl-CoA hydratase-related protein: VDVADHTKDKMELMLDSFHGIFRRLEMLDIITVAGVKGSALGGGCELAIGCDLIVCADNAKFGQPEIKLAVFPPIAITYLTQVVGRKRAFEIVVLGENISAEEAKVMGLVNQVFPLQEFEEKLKGYLKKFEAMSGSALKITKQAFKKSLAFDFERTLSNAEAMYVKDLMSLEDANEGINSFLEKRKPIWKNR; encoded by the coding sequence GTGTTGATGTTGCTGACCATACCAAGGATAAGATGGAGCTAATGCTTGATTCCTTTCACGGTATTTTTAGAAGACTGGAAATGCTGGATATTATAACTGTTGCTGGAGTAAAAGGTTCAGCCCTTGGTGGTGGCTGTGAACTTGCTATTGGCTGTGATTTAATAGTATGTGCTGATAATGCAAAGTTTGGTCAGCCAGAGATTAAGCTTGCTGTTTTTCCACCCATTGCAATTACCTATCTAACACAGGTTGTGGGTAGAAAGAGGGCTTTTGAAATAGTTGTACTTGGAGAAAATATTTCTGCAGAAGAAGCGAAGGTTATGGGACTGGTAAATCAGGTTTTTCCACTGCAAGAGTTTGAAGAAAAATTGAAGGGCTATTTAAAAAAGTTTGAGGCAATGAGTGGTTCTGCTTTAAAAATAACTAAACAGGCCTTTAAAAAATCTTTAGCTTTTGATTTTGAAAGAACCCTTTCTAATGCAGAGGCAATGTATGTTAAAGATTTAATGAGCCTTGAAGATGCTAATGAAGGTATTAACTCATTCTTAGAAAAGAGAAAGCCCATTTGGAAAAATAGGTAA
- the had gene encoding 6-hydroxycyclohex-1-ene-1-carbonyl-CoA dehydrogenase, translated as MAIDKIKTYQMVEPGKLIKTEIPKPELKEDEVLVEIKGCGVCHTDLSYYYQGVPTVTKPPLTLGHEISGVIVEGRSDLIGKEVIVPAVMPCNSCTICAQGRENRCLNQKMPGNSLGIYGGYSSHIPVPFRDLCIIENRGDFPIETLAVVADAVTTPYQAAIRGDLKDGDLVIVIGAAGGVGTYMTQMAKAFGAKCVIGFDIAEDKLENMKNYGLDYAINPKGRDIKEIKDIFKTICKERGYPSNYGWKIFECTGTKQGQETALEFLSFIGRLVVVGYGPHKIEYMLSKLMAFDAEIVGTWGCPPKYYKNVLEFVLSGKVQIKPFVEIRPMSQIEEVFDLAHHGKLNKRVVLTPDF; from the coding sequence ATGGCTATAGATAAAATTAAGACCTATCAGATGGTTGAACCGGGTAAATTGATAAAAACTGAGATACCAAAACCAGAACTTAAAGAAGATGAGGTACTTGTTGAAATTAAGGGATGTGGTGTTTGTCATACAGACCTAAGCTATTATTATCAGGGAGTTCCAACAGTGACAAAACCCCCTTTAACTTTGGGACATGAAATTTCTGGTGTTATAGTAGAAGGAAGGAGTGATCTAATAGGCAAGGAAGTTATTGTGCCAGCGGTTATGCCATGTAACAGCTGTACCATTTGTGCTCAGGGAAGAGAAAATAGATGTTTAAACCAAAAGATGCCAGGAAATAGCTTAGGTATTTATGGCGGATATTCAAGTCATATACCAGTTCCTTTTCGTGATCTTTGCATTATTGAAAATAGAGGTGATTTTCCCATTGAAACATTAGCGGTTGTAGCAGATGCGGTAACAACACCTTATCAGGCAGCAATAAGAGGTGATTTAAAAGATGGTGACTTGGTGATCGTGATTGGTGCTGCAGGAGGTGTGGGAACTTATATGACCCAGATGGCAAAAGCTTTTGGGGCTAAGTGTGTAATTGGTTTTGATATAGCTGAAGATAAGTTAGAAAACATGAAAAACTATGGACTTGATTATGCGATAAATCCAAAGGGAAGAGATATAAAAGAAATAAAAGATATTTTCAAGACAATCTGTAAAGAAAGGGGTTATCCTTCAAACTATGGTTGGAAAATATTTGAATGTACCGGGACAAAGCAGGGGCAGGAGACCGCTTTAGAATTCCTTTCCTTTATTGGTAGGCTTGTAGTTGTAGGATATGGTCCCCATAAAATAGAATATATGCTTTCAAAACTAATGGCTTTCGATGCTGAAATTGTAGGAACCTGGGGATGCCCGCCAAAATACTACAAAAATGTTTTAGAGTTTGTCCTAAGTGGTAAAGTTCAGATAAAGCCCTTCGTTGAGATAAGACCAATGAGCCAGATTGAGGAGGTTTTCGATTTAGCCCATCACGGAAAGTTAAATAAAAGAGTTGTTCTAACCCCAGATTTTTAA
- a CDS encoding enoyl-CoA hydratase-related protein: MGLEWIPRDNELKNHSLFGDEHFGKEAPCTIYEKRPLKDPQGKVIEDLYVAWITLNNPAQYNSYTTEMVKGVIAGFQKASSDRSVVAVVFTGAGDKAFCTGGNTVEYAFYYSKRPNEYGEYMDLFNAMVDGILNCKKPVVCRVNGMRVAGGQEI, encoded by the coding sequence ATGGGTTTAGAATGGATTCCAAGAGATAATGAATTAAAAAATCACAGCCTTTTTGGTGATGAACATTTTGGCAAGGAAGCACCATGCACAATCTATGAGAAAAGGCCATTAAAGGATCCACAGGGTAAAGTTATTGAAGATCTTTATGTTGCTTGGATAACATTGAATAATCCAGCCCAGTATAATTCCTATACCACAGAAATGGTTAAGGGTGTTATAGCGGGGTTTCAGAAGGCTTCATCTGATAGATCTGTGGTTGCGGTAGTTTTTACAGGAGCGGGGGATAAAGCTTTTTGCACCGGTGGAAATACTGTTGAGTACGCCTTCTATTATTCAAAACGTCCCAATGAGTATGGAGAGTACATGGACCTTTTTAATGCTATGGTCGATGGTATTCTTAACTGTAAAAAGCCGGTTGTTTGTAGGGTGAACGGGATGAGGGTTGCAGGAGGTCAGGAGATA